DNA from bacterium:
CTCTATATATCGGCATTTTTTCAAAAAATCTTCACTTTTTTATTTTCTTATACTATTCCACAAATTTATGAGTAGTTACCATTTTCTGTCCATACTTGCTCATGCCACTGGCTCATGAGCAAGTACGAAATTATATTACTTATTTTTTTATTCTTAAATTATCTACCAATTTTCTCTCCGTTATTGGCCCCGCCAATTAAAGTTTTTTTTGGTGAAAGTTATCTTCATTATCCCTCTAATCTTGTTATTTTACCAACTATCTTTGATTATGTTGATTTGATTTTGGTGCTTATTTTTGCTCCTTTAATCAGTGGTATGACTGTGCGTATGGTTTATCAATCAGCAGAAGGTCATAAACCTGAAATTTTCAGTAATATTTTCCCGGTATTAAAAAAATACCTTATTCTTCTTGGATTGTGGATAATCGTAACAATTCTGATATTTACCATTTTTCATCTGGGTAAATTTTTAGTTTCAGAATTCTATACTAAAGAAATATCAAAAGCTATCCATATTCCTACCTGGCGAATGACCCGATTAATGGAATACTTCTGTTTTTTCCTGACTTTAGTCATTGAAACCTTTTTTGCCTTCTGCATTCCAATTGTAATAATTGAAAATAAAAAAATATTAGCCTCTATCAAAACATCCTTTAAAATAAGCCTCTCTTTGTTTTTAGTTACCTTTATCTTAATCTGTGTGCCTAACATACTTAATAATATGATAGTCTTAATAAAACAAAAGGTGCTTATTTTGTTGATGGATAATTTTTTCCCTGAAATTGTCTTTGTCATTATGGGAGTAGGATTTTTAGTTTATCTTATTACGCAGGTTCTTCAAATAACATCTTTAACATTAGTTTTCTTAAAGAAGTATTATGAGAAACTTATTTAATATTATAGGTTTAACACTAATAATTTTATTAACCAGTTGCACGCAGGAATATAAACTGGAGCGAATGTACTATCATGCTTACAAAAAATATATCCAAATTAGTAAAAATCCATCTTCTGCTACTCCATCCCAAATAGACCAGGTAATTGCTGATTTTAAGAAAATTATTAATCTGAGTTCAAAGAACTTTAAAGGCGGAAATATCCAATATACCATTGGACATCTTTATTTTCTTAAAAATGATTTTAAAAAGGCAAGACAAGAACTTAATGAATTTATTTCGGATTTTTCCTACCAGAGAGAAAACTGCCTTACGGCAAAATTTCTAATTGGACTTTCTTATGAACAGGAAAACAAATGGGATAATGCTCTGGTCATTTTTAAGGAAATTATGAAAGATTATCCCTTAAGTTTAATAGCGATAGACCTTCCACACCATATTGCCCAATATTACGAAGGAGATAAGAAATATCAAGAGGCAGAAAAAACTCTAAGAGACGCAATTGTTTATTATGACAAAATTATAAATAGTTATCCATCTAATAAAAAATTAGTTATGATTATGGAGGATAAGATTCTTCAAACTTATGAAAAATTAGATGATTGGCAGAGAATGATAAATACCTTACGGAATATGATTGATATCTACCCTCATACAGAAAGGGGAGCACAGGCATTATATCAGTTGGCAAAGATTTATGAAGATAGGAAAAAGACAAAAGAAGCTATTTTCTGTTATGAACAATTCATACAAGACTACCCGCATCATAATTTAAAAAGTGTTGCCAGAGAAAAAATACACGCTTTGAAAATAATCTTACCTGTGAAAAGTGAGTAAAGTGAATTGGTAACCGTTCAGGTAGTTCTTTACCGCACAGACGCAGAGAACACACCCCTAACCCCTCTCAAGAGCTGACATTACCCAACACATCGTAGGGAGGGGAAAAATGAAAAAAAGAATATTTATAAATCTGTAGTGATATTCACCATTATCACATTTCTATTCAATATTATCTTTTCTCACCAGGATATATATTACTCCATTCCTCAATCTCGAATCTCTCGTCAACTCATCTCATCTTCTAAACTCCCACCTCTTTCCAAATGGGAAAATATACTCCTCAATCTCACCAATCCTTCCTCTTTAATCTCTCTTTTGCTTGCATCTTTACTTTACTTCTACCATCCTAATATCTTCTTCTACATAATCCAAAATGGAGTCTGGATATATCTTCTATCCAGACTCTTTAACTCCTTTTCTCACGCCATTTCTATCCACTCCCCTATAGAACCTTGTCAAAAATCTAAAAATAAAGGCTGTTTAAATTGCTCTAAGTGTCAAATTAAAACTAACTTTATAAAAACTATTCATCATGACCCTTTGCTTCAGTATTTTCAACCTATCTTTAATCTCTTTAACTTCCAAATCCTTCCTCTCAAAAAACAATGTGTTAATTCAGATAAGGTGACATTATCATATTGGGATGACAGTTAAAAATCATTGACAAAGCAAATATCTTATGATAAAATAAGGCTGTCAGATGAAAAAATTACCATTCATCTTATCCAGTATAGTCTGGTTGATATTGACGGGTATATCTTTCGCCACAGAAGATGGTGGAGTCCAGAGTCCATTTATTTTAGGTGCAGATGCGCGGGCATCAGGAATGGGACGGGCTTATGTCTCACTTGTTAAAGAACCTTCGGCTATCTTCTGGAATCCTGCGGCTCTAACTCAAGTTGAGCAAAAAGGATTTAATGTTCTGCATTCTAATCTGTTCTGGGATACAAATTATGATTTTATTGGTTTTTGCTATCCTACCCCACGCGCCGGCGCCTATGGATTTGGATTATTCAAATTGACGGTGGATGATATTGAAGAAAGGGACTACAAAAATAATCTCCTCAACCCATCTTTAAAAAATGAACAATTAGAATATATCTTCTCTTACAGCAAGCAATTCTCTCCTTCACTTTCCTATGGTCTTAGTTTGAAATTAAATACCCATAAGATTCAGTCGTATTCTGCGGCAGGTGTAGGTTTGGATGTCGGAGTGCTTTATCATCCTGAAAAATTCCCTGATTTAACCATAGGCGGTAATCTGCAAAATATATTAGAACCGAGCTTAAAATTAAAAAATGATACAACTAAATATCCAATTAATTTAAAAGCAGGTATTTCATATCATTGGAAATTAATAGATAAACTGGATGATGAGTTTATAATTTCTATAGATGTGGATAAATCAAGATTGACTGAGTTAAAATGGCATTCTGGCATTGAATATTCCCTTTATAAAATCTTAAGTCTGCGACTGGGACTGGATGATAAGGATTTTACTTATGGATTTGGGATAAGATATAAGGGGATTGGCTTTGATTATGCCTGTGCCTGCCAGGAATTAAAAGATACTCAGAAATTTACCGCTAATTTATACATTGGTCAGACCCTTGAACAGATGCGACAAGCACTCCAGAAAAAGGAAGAAGAGCAGATAAATAAAAGATTAGAGGAGGAATTAATTAAAAAGGAACAAATTCAAGTCCAACTTGCAATGAACAAAGCAAAAGAATATCTTGAGGCCAAACAATATAAAGAAGCCATTATGTATCTTGAAAGGGTGCTTGTTTGGAATCCTGAAGATGAGGAAGCAAAGCAATATCTACTTGCCGCAAAAAACGAATATCAAAAAGTCCATTTAAAAAACCAGATTAAAGAACATTTAGAAAAAGGCAAAAATTACCTTGATACAGAAGAATACCTTGATGCCGCATTAGAATTTAAACAGGTGTTGATTTTAGAGCCAGGTAACTCTTATGCCTCAGAATTATTAGCCGAGGCAACGGAAGGGATTGAATTTGCCATAAAAAAGGATACCGCGATTAATCAATATTTCCGTAGCGGTGTCGAGGCATATACTAATGGAAAACTGGTTGAATCTATTGCCGCCTGGAAACAGGTGTTAAACATAAACCCAAATCATTCCGAGACATTGGATTATATGAAAAAGGCTACAGCTAAGTTAAACGAGCAAATAAACGGCTATATTTTTAGTGGCAAAAAATATCAAAAGAGAAAAATGTGGGATAAGGCTATTTCAGAAGTTGAAAGGGCTCTATCATTAGACCCGGAAAATAAAGAGGCAAAAGACCTGGTTGAAGAGGTAAAATTACAAATAGCCCATAGCCAAAAAATGGTTAAAATCAATGAATCCCGGGCATTAACTTATTTAAATGAAGGGATTGAGTTATATGAAGCAGGTGAATATGAACAGGCAAACAAAAACTTTCAGAAGGCACTTACCCTGGATAAAAAATTGACTGAGGCACAAATTTACCTTAAAAAATCTACTTCAAAATTGACTGAATTAAAAGAAAAAGAACTTTCGTCCCAACAGACAAAACAACTGGCTATTGCTTATGATAAAGGACTAAAATATTTCCATCTCCAGAAAATTACCCCGGCGGTAAAAGAATTAGAGTTTGTTTATAAAAATGACCCTGATTATCGGGAAGTCAAATTTTATCTGGTCAAAGGCTATTTAATCGTCGGTATGGAACATTATACGACTGGAAGATTACAACAGGCTATTAATATCTGGCAAAAAATTCTAACGATAGAACCCGAAAATCAAAAGGCAATAAGTTACATTACCCGAACACAATTAGAATTAACCCGAATTGAAGAGATAATGAGAAAGTAAATCACAGTTGGAGTAATGGGATTAAATCCAGCAC
Protein-coding regions in this window:
- a CDS encoding PorV/PorQ family protein, with product MKKLPFILSSIVWLILTGISFATEDGGVQSPFILGADARASGMGRAYVSLVKEPSAIFWNPAALTQVEQKGFNVLHSNLFWDTNYDFIGFCYPTPRAGAYGFGLFKLTVDDIEERDYKNNLLNPSLKNEQLEYIFSYSKQFSPSLSYGLSLKLNTHKIQSYSAAGVGLDVGVLYHPEKFPDLTIGGNLQNILEPSLKLKNDTTKYPINLKAGISYHWKLIDKLDDEFIISIDVDKSRLTELKWHSGIEYSLYKILSLRLGLDDKDFTYGFGIRYKGIGFDYACACQELKDTQKFTANLYIGQTLEQMRQALQKKEEEQINKRLEEELIKKEQIQVQLAMNKAKEYLEAKQYKEAIMYLERVLVWNPEDEEAKQYLLAAKNEYQKVHLKNQIKEHLEKGKNYLDTEEYLDAALEFKQVLILEPGNSYASELLAEATEGIEFAIKKDTAINQYFRSGVEAYTNGKLVESIAAWKQVLNINPNHSETLDYMKKATAKLNEQINGYIFSGKKYQKRKMWDKAISEVERALSLDPENKEAKDLVEEVKLQIAHSQKMVKINESRALTYLNEGIELYEAGEYEQANKNFQKALTLDKKLTEAQIYLKKSTSKLTELKEKELSSQQTKQLAIAYDKGLKYFHLQKITPAVKELEFVYKNDPDYREVKFYLVKGYLIVGMEHYTTGRLQQAINIWQKILTIEPENQKAISYITRTQLELTRIEEIMRK
- a CDS encoding tetratricopeptide repeat protein; amino-acid sequence: MRNLFNIIGLTLIILLTSCTQEYKLERMYYHAYKKYIQISKNPSSATPSQIDQVIADFKKIINLSSKNFKGGNIQYTIGHLYFLKNDFKKARQELNEFISDFSYQRENCLTAKFLIGLSYEQENKWDNALVIFKEIMKDYPLSLIAIDLPHHIAQYYEGDKKYQEAEKTLRDAIVYYDKIINSYPSNKKLVMIMEDKILQTYEKLDDWQRMINTLRNMIDIYPHTERGAQALYQLAKIYEDRKKTKEAIFCYEQFIQDYPHHNLKSVAREKIHALKIILPVKSE